Proteins from a single region of Segatella copri:
- a CDS encoding S-adenosylmethionine:tRNA ribosyltransferase-isomerase, with translation MDTKHIKISDYNYDLPDERIAKFPIAQRDHSKLLVYKHGEVSDDVFYHLPTYLPQGALMIFNNTKVIQARLHFRKETGALIEVFLMEPAEPTDYELMFQTTGHCSWLCMIGNLKKWKEGSLKRDFEIKGNKLTLSATMRRGDALGSEAQKMVAKGGGTNYWVDFDWDNDKVSFAEILEAVGELPIPPYLNRKTEESDKTTYQTVYSKIKGSVAAPTAGLHFTDAVLKDLDAHGIDREEVTLHVGAGTFKPVKSLEIEGHQMHTEYIVVHRRSLEKLIKHECRVIAVGTTSVRTIESLYYMGVHLLKHPEANEEDLHVKQWDPYELSEDGNLVDGITPMQAIQTIIDYLDRNGLEALHSSTQIIIAPGYQYKIVKMLVTNFHQPQSTLLLLVSAFLKGDWKKVYDYALSHDFRFLSYGDSSLLIP, from the coding sequence ATGGATACAAAACACATTAAGATTAGTGATTATAATTATGATTTACCGGATGAGCGCATCGCAAAATTCCCTATTGCCCAGCGCGACCACAGCAAACTGCTGGTTTATAAGCACGGCGAGGTAAGCGATGATGTTTTCTATCATCTTCCCACATATCTCCCTCAAGGAGCCTTGATGATATTCAACAATACCAAGGTGATACAAGCGCGTCTGCACTTCCGCAAGGAAACAGGTGCGCTTATTGAGGTTTTCTTGATGGAGCCTGCAGAACCTACTGATTATGAACTCATGTTCCAGACCACCGGACATTGTTCATGGCTCTGCATGATCGGTAATCTGAAGAAATGGAAAGAGGGAAGCCTGAAGCGTGATTTCGAAATCAAGGGCAATAAGCTTACGCTCAGCGCTACCATGCGACGCGGAGATGCTCTCGGTTCTGAAGCGCAGAAAATGGTTGCCAAAGGCGGAGGAACCAACTACTGGGTTGATTTCGATTGGGACAACGACAAGGTGTCTTTCGCTGAGATTCTCGAAGCAGTAGGCGAGTTGCCTATTCCACCATATCTCAACCGCAAGACAGAGGAGAGTGACAAGACCACCTATCAGACGGTTTATTCTAAAATCAAGGGAAGTGTGGCTGCTCCAACTGCCGGACTTCACTTTACCGATGCGGTTCTCAAGGATCTTGATGCGCATGGAATCGACCGCGAAGAAGTAACCCTGCATGTAGGAGCCGGCACATTCAAACCGGTGAAGAGTCTTGAAATCGAAGGTCATCAGATGCATACGGAATACATTGTTGTTCATCGCCGCAGTCTTGAAAAACTCATCAAGCACGAGTGCCGGGTCATTGCCGTAGGAACCACCAGCGTCCGTACCATCGAGAGCCTCTATTACATGGGCGTTCATCTGCTGAAGCATCCTGAGGCAAATGAAGAAGATCTGCACGTAAAACAGTGGGATCCTTACGAGCTTTCTGAAGATGGCAATCTGGTAGATGGAATCACTCCGATGCAGGCTATCCAGACAATCATCGATTATCTGGACCGCAACGGCTTGGAGGCTCTCCATTCCAGCACGCAGATTATCATTGCTCCTGGCTATCAGTATAAGATTGTGAAGATGCTGGTCACCAATTTCCATCAGCCTCAGAGTACGCTCCTGCTCCTGGTGAGTGCTTTCCTCAAGGGCGACTGGAAGAAGGTTTACGATTATGCTCTTTCGCATGATTTCCGTTTCCTGAGCTATGGAGATTCATCCCTGCTCATTCCGTAA
- a CDS encoding phosphatase PAP2 family protein, translated as MDFSRIQDFDMQLLHVFNGSENVWLDQMAMALTSGWTWIPLYIVLFVVVIRNNEMMGQIALVVGGAVLCIFLADGLVDGIIKPLAERCRPSNDPMFKYTVQVVDNMRLMSFSFCSAHAANTLSIAIFFSLLIRSRLVTWTLLLWSLVNCWTRLYLGVHYPVDILCGLAIGAVVGVVVYLIYIRMYYRISPKIKYISNQYTSTGYDYDDVDKIMTVVIFTLIMVVLYATCQMANL; from the coding sequence ATGGATTTTAGTAGGATACAAGATTTTGACATGCAGCTGTTGCATGTGTTTAACGGCAGCGAGAATGTCTGGCTCGATCAGATGGCGATGGCGCTTACGTCGGGCTGGACATGGATTCCGCTTTATATCGTCCTCTTCGTTGTTGTGATAAGAAACAACGAGATGATGGGGCAGATTGCGCTCGTGGTTGGAGGAGCAGTGCTCTGTATCTTTCTGGCTGATGGACTGGTGGATGGAATCATCAAACCGCTGGCTGAAAGATGCAGACCTTCCAACGACCCGATGTTCAAGTATACGGTCCAGGTGGTTGACAATATGCGCCTCATGAGTTTCAGCTTCTGTTCGGCTCATGCGGCTAATACGCTTTCTATAGCCATCTTCTTCTCGTTGCTTATCCGTAGCAGACTGGTTACGTGGACCCTGTTATTATGGTCGCTCGTAAACTGTTGGACCCGTCTTTATCTGGGTGTCCATTATCCGGTCGACATTCTTTGCGGTCTGGCTATCGGAGCTGTGGTGGGAGTTGTCGTTTATCTTATCTACATCAGGATGTATTACCGCATCTCCCCAAAGATTAAGTATATTTCCAACCAGTATACGAGTACGGGTTATGACTATGATGATGTAGATAAAATCATGACCGTAGTGATATTTACCCTTATCATGGTTGTGCTTTATGCCACCTGCCAAATGGCAAATCTTTAG
- a CDS encoding BatD family protein — protein sequence MKHIGWFIIIWAMLLGFSLQLKAQHISVSAPTHVAAGENFRVAYTINTRDVEEFRLGAVGEGLEVIAGPYTSSQSSYQMINGHTSSSSSVTITYTLYAAKNGTFGIGASHAIVNGKKLSSHPVKITVSGHAARNNGAPSMHGQDDYAEPRMRTAGSRISGSDLFIKVTANKRRVHEQEPVLLTYKVYTLVDLTQLEGKMPDLMGFHNQEVPLPQQKTFHTEIVNGRPYRCVTWSQYVMYPQMTGSLTIPAITFKGIVVQQNRNVDPMEAFFNGGSGYVEVKKDIIAPSVKIQVDPLPQRPANFSGGVGKFNITASIDKKEVKAGEPITIRVVVGGIGNLKLLKQPVITFPKDFDKYDAKVTDKTRLTANGVEGNMIYDFLAVPRNQGNYTIPAVEFTYYDTSANKYKTIKTQPFTLNVGKGDGTSDNETSDFSNEDKDIHALKLGKSKLHDIDDMFYGSFGYWTSLLVPLAAFFALLIVFRRRALENADLVKVRSNKANKIATKRLKKAHLLMLGGKQEEFYDEVLRALWGYVSYKLNMPAEKLSRENIQAMLEKHCVEEKTIEKFTTALDECEFERYAPGDPAGNMNRTFDSAMTAIMDIENAINATRKQRKKSVTGYSFVMMIMVMLGCSVSAGAVTKNNADTEYQKGNYQQAIRDYEEILNNYGVSAEVYYNLGNAYYRTDNITKAVLNYERAHLLSPGDEDISFNLQFARSKTIDKITPESEMFFVTWWKALVNFTSVDCWAKTGIIAIIMALVLVLVYLFGPHIVLRKIGFFGGIFFVAVFLLSNLFAYQQRQMLINRTGAIIIAPSVNVKKTPAKTSADLFLLHEGTRVDITDKAMKGWCGIKVGDGREGWIETKAIEEI from the coding sequence ATGAAACATATAGGTTGGTTTATTATTATATGGGCAATGCTTCTGGGCTTCAGTTTGCAGCTGAAAGCCCAGCATATCAGTGTGTCGGCACCAACACACGTGGCGGCGGGAGAAAACTTCCGTGTGGCCTATACCATCAATACACGTGATGTTGAGGAATTCCGCCTGGGCGCAGTAGGAGAAGGACTTGAGGTAATCGCAGGTCCTTACACCTCATCGCAGTCCAGTTATCAGATGATCAATGGCCATACTTCCTCTTCATCGTCGGTAACCATTACCTATACGCTCTACGCAGCTAAGAACGGAACCTTTGGCATTGGTGCCTCTCATGCCATCGTAAATGGTAAGAAACTCTCTTCCCATCCGGTTAAGATTACGGTTTCTGGCCATGCTGCACGCAACAACGGTGCACCTTCCATGCACGGACAGGATGATTATGCTGAACCACGTATGCGAACTGCCGGATCAAGAATATCAGGCAGCGACCTCTTCATAAAGGTTACAGCCAACAAGCGACGTGTTCACGAACAGGAACCGGTGCTCCTTACTTATAAGGTTTATACGCTGGTAGACCTTACCCAGCTGGAAGGCAAGATGCCTGACCTGATGGGATTCCACAACCAGGAAGTTCCGCTGCCTCAGCAGAAGACTTTCCATACTGAAATCGTAAACGGCCGACCTTACCGATGCGTTACATGGAGCCAGTATGTCATGTATCCGCAGATGACGGGAAGCCTCACCATTCCAGCCATTACCTTCAAGGGAATCGTAGTTCAGCAGAACAGAAACGTTGACCCGATGGAAGCTTTCTTCAATGGTGGCTCCGGCTATGTTGAAGTAAAGAAAGATATTATTGCTCCTAGTGTGAAAATTCAGGTTGATCCATTGCCTCAGCGCCCTGCCAACTTCTCGGGCGGTGTAGGTAAATTCAACATTACTGCTTCCATCGACAAGAAGGAAGTGAAGGCTGGCGAACCTATCACCATCCGTGTCGTGGTAGGAGGAATCGGAAACCTGAAGCTGCTCAAGCAGCCTGTCATTACCTTCCCTAAGGATTTTGACAAGTACGATGCGAAGGTGACAGACAAGACCCGTCTCACAGCCAATGGAGTAGAAGGCAATATGATTTATGACTTTCTGGCTGTGCCTCGTAATCAGGGAAATTATACCATTCCTGCGGTAGAATTCACCTATTATGATACTTCGGCTAACAAGTACAAAACAATTAAGACCCAGCCGTTTACGTTGAACGTAGGGAAGGGCGATGGAACATCAGACAATGAAACCTCAGATTTCAGCAACGAGGATAAGGACATTCATGCGTTGAAACTGGGCAAGTCTAAGCTCCATGATATTGACGATATGTTCTACGGAAGCTTCGGCTACTGGACCAGTCTGCTGGTTCCATTGGCAGCCTTCTTTGCCCTGCTCATTGTTTTCCGCCGCCGTGCCCTCGAGAATGCCGACCTTGTAAAGGTCCGTTCCAACAAGGCAAACAAGATAGCAACCAAGCGCCTGAAGAAGGCTCATCTGCTGATGCTCGGTGGCAAGCAGGAAGAGTTCTACGATGAAGTGCTCCGTGCTTTGTGGGGCTATGTAAGCTACAAGCTCAACATGCCTGCCGAAAAGCTCTCACGTGAAAACATTCAGGCTATGCTCGAAAAACATTGTGTAGAGGAGAAAACTATCGAGAAGTTTACAACTGCGCTCGATGAATGTGAGTTTGAACGCTATGCGCCTGGCGACCCTGCCGGCAATATGAACCGTACATTCGACTCAGCTATGACTGCTATTATGGATATAGAAAATGCTATCAATGCAACGCGTAAGCAGCGCAAGAAGAGTGTAACCGGATATTCGTTCGTCATGATGATCATGGTGATGTTGGGCTGCTCTGTTTCTGCAGGCGCTGTAACCAAGAACAATGCTGATACGGAATATCAGAAAGGTAACTATCAGCAAGCCATACGCGACTATGAGGAAATATTGAACAACTATGGTGTTTCTGCCGAAGTTTACTATAACTTGGGCAATGCTTATTACCGTACAGACAATATTACCAAGGCTGTGCTCAATTATGAGCGTGCCCATCTGCTCTCGCCAGGCGATGAAGACATCAGCTTCAACCTGCAGTTTGCACGTAGCAAGACCATCGATAAGATTACTCCGGAAAGCGAGATGTTCTTCGTAACCTGGTGGAAGGCGCTGGTCAACTTTACGAGTGTTGACTGTTGGGCTAAGACAGGCATCATAGCCATCATCATGGCACTGGTTCTGGTATTGGTTTATCTCTTCGGACCGCATATCGTGTTGCGCAAGATTGGTTTCTTCGGTGGAATCTTCTTCGTGGCAGTCTTCCTGCTGAGCAATCTCTTTGCTTACCAGCAGCGGCAGATGCTCATTAACCGTACGGGAGCCATCATCATCGCTCCTTCTGTCAATGTGAAGAAGACTCCAGCCAAGACGAGTGCTGACCTCTTCCTGCTGCATGAAGGAACCCGGGTTGATATTACCGATAAGGCGATGAAAGGCTGGTGTGGAATCAAGGTTGGAGACGGCAGAGAAGGCTGGATTGAAACCAAGGCAATTGAGGAAATCTGA
- a CDS encoding tetratricopeptide repeat protein, producing MRYLRYILVFALMVLGLAKVGAQNDRNFIRQGNCAYHKQKWAAAETQYRKAISKNQKNAQAVYNLGCALMMQQKDSMAMIQFENASKLETNKMRRARSYHNMGVVMQQHQQYAQAIGCYENALRCNPQDNATRYNLALCKKLLKNQKQNKQNDKNKNNKNKNKDKNKDKQNKDQNKDQNKDKNKNDKNKNNQNKNNQQNQNNQDKMSKDNAEQLLNAAIQQEKDTKRKMQKAMSQPRRKQYEKNW from the coding sequence ATGAGATATTTAAGATATATATTGGTTTTTGCCCTGATGGTGCTGGGCTTGGCGAAGGTGGGAGCGCAGAACGACCGCAACTTCATCCGCCAGGGAAACTGCGCCTATCATAAACAGAAGTGGGCTGCAGCCGAAACGCAATATCGCAAGGCTATCTCCAAGAACCAGAAGAATGCGCAGGCTGTCTATAATCTGGGTTGCGCCCTGATGATGCAGCAGAAGGATTCGATGGCGATGATACAGTTTGAGAATGCTTCGAAACTGGAAACGAACAAGATGCGACGCGCCAGAAGTTACCACAACATGGGTGTGGTCATGCAGCAGCATCAGCAATATGCGCAGGCCATAGGATGCTATGAGAACGCCCTGCGCTGCAATCCGCAGGACAATGCAACCCGATATAATCTTGCCCTCTGCAAGAAACTGCTTAAAAACCAGAAGCAGAATAAGCAGAACGATAAGAACAAGAACAACAAGAATAAAAACAAGGACAAGAACAAAGACAAGCAGAATAAGGATCAGAACAAAGATCAGAATAAAGACAAGAACAAGAACGACAAAAACAAGAACAACCAGAATAAGAACAATCAGCAGAATCAGAACAATCAGGACAAGATGAGCAAAGATAATGCTGAACAACTTTTGAACGCTGCCATCCAGCAGGAGAAGGATACGAAGCGCAAGATGCAGAAAGCGATGAGTCAGCCTCGCAGAAAGCAATATGAGAAAAACTGGTAA
- a CDS encoding vWA domain-containing protein, with protein MLRFEDPIFLWLLWILPVLILIRLIGWRRRKAKLKKLGNPELLKQLMPNISKYRPTVKFVLMLAALALLIVMVARPQMGSKISHDKRHGIETIICLDISNSMLCQDVVPSRLDKSKMLIENLVDNFNNDKIGLIVFAGDAFVQLPITTDYVSAKMFLQNITPGLIQTQGTNIGAAIDLASKSFTQQENVGRAIIVITDGENHEPGAQEAAAAANKKGINVFILGIGNTKGAPIPMGDGSYLKDNAGNTVMTALNEQMCKELAQAGKGQYIHVDNTSDAERALNDDIAKLQKGDVTSVVYSAYDEQFQAVGILVILLLIIEICLLEVKNPLLRNIKFFKKDIRKPF; from the coding sequence ATGTTAAGATTTGAAGATCCTATATTTCTCTGGCTGTTGTGGATACTACCAGTACTGATTCTGATCAGACTGATAGGATGGAGAAGAAGAAAGGCTAAACTGAAGAAGCTCGGCAATCCGGAACTTCTGAAACAGCTCATGCCCAACATCTCCAAATATCGCCCAACAGTTAAGTTTGTGCTGATGCTTGCAGCCTTGGCGCTTCTCATCGTGATGGTAGCTCGCCCGCAGATGGGCAGCAAGATTTCTCACGATAAGCGACATGGTATTGAAACCATCATCTGCCTCGATATTTCAAATTCCATGCTCTGTCAGGACGTGGTTCCATCCCGTTTGGACAAGAGTAAGATGCTTATCGAAAATCTGGTCGACAACTTTAACAACGACAAAATTGGACTCATCGTCTTTGCAGGCGATGCGTTCGTGCAGTTGCCAATCACCACCGATTATGTTTCGGCAAAGATGTTTCTCCAGAACATAACCCCTGGTCTTATCCAGACCCAGGGAACCAATATCGGAGCAGCCATCGATTTGGCTTCCAAGAGTTTCACTCAGCAGGAGAATGTGGGCAGAGCCATCATCGTTATTACCGATGGCGAAAACCATGAGCCTGGCGCACAGGAGGCAGCGGCTGCTGCCAACAAGAAAGGAATCAATGTCTTTATCCTGGGCATAGGAAACACCAAGGGAGCGCCAATCCCTATGGGCGACGGCTCTTATCTGAAGGACAATGCGGGCAACACCGTAATGACTGCCCTGAATGAGCAGATGTGTAAGGAACTTGCCCAGGCAGGCAAGGGTCAGTACATTCATGTAGATAATACCAGCGATGCGGAAAGAGCATTGAATGATGATATTGCCAAATTGCAGAAAGGTGATGTAACGAGTGTGGTTTACAGCGCCTATGATGAACAGTTCCAGGCTGTAGGTATTCTTGTCATCCTGTTGCTTATCATCGAAATCTGTCTGCTTGAGGTAAAGAATCCTCTGCTCAGAAACATCAAGTTCTTTAAGAAAGACATCAGGAAGCCTTTCTGA
- a CDS encoding vWA domain-containing protein, with protein MEFASKGYFLLLLLLIPYILWYFLYRKKNAPTMRMSDTKKYQYAPKSLRVRLIHLPMVLRCICFVLIVCAMARPQTHTAWDNKTVEGIDIMLAMDVSTSMLAEDLRPNRMEAAKDVATEFISGRPNDNIGLTIFAGEAFTQCPMTTDHASLLRLLQATRTDIAARGLIDDGTAVGMGLANAVSRLKDSKSKSKVVILLTDGSNNMGEISPMTAAEIAKSYGIRVYTIGVGTNKVAPYPMPVAGGVQYVNIPVEIDTKTLSDIAQTTDGNFYRATNNNELKKIYRDIDKLEKTKFNVKHFAKRYEAYQPFALAALLVLLVEILLRITWFRRIP; from the coding sequence ATGGAATTTGCAAGTAAAGGCTATTTTCTGTTGCTCCTGTTGCTGATACCCTATATATTATGGTATTTCCTCTACAGGAAGAAGAATGCGCCAACCATGCGCATGAGCGACACGAAAAAGTATCAATATGCTCCGAAGAGCCTGCGTGTGCGTCTCATCCATCTGCCAATGGTGCTGAGATGCATCTGTTTCGTGCTCATCGTCTGTGCGATGGCTCGTCCGCAGACGCATACGGCTTGGGACAACAAGACGGTAGAAGGCATTGACATTATGTTGGCAATGGACGTTTCCACCTCTATGCTTGCCGAAGATTTGAGACCGAACCGTATGGAAGCGGCTAAGGATGTAGCTACAGAATTCATCTCGGGAAGACCGAACGACAACATCGGTCTGACTATCTTTGCCGGTGAAGCTTTCACCCAGTGCCCGATGACAACCGATCATGCCAGTCTGTTGCGCCTCTTGCAGGCAACCCGTACGGATATTGCCGCCCGGGGACTGATTGACGATGGAACTGCAGTGGGAATGGGACTCGCCAATGCCGTGAGCCGCCTGAAGGATTCTAAGTCAAAATCGAAGGTTGTGATTCTTCTTACCGATGGCAGTAACAACATGGGTGAAATCTCGCCAATGACCGCAGCAGAGATTGCCAAGAGCTACGGAATCCGTGTTTACACCATCGGTGTAGGAACCAACAAGGTGGCTCCTTATCCAATGCCTGTGGCAGGAGGAGTACAGTACGTCAACATTCCGGTAGAGATAGATACGAAGACGCTGAGCGACATTGCGCAGACAACTGATGGTAATTTCTATCGCGCAACGAACAATAATGAGCTGAAGAAGATTTACAGGGACATTGATAAATTGGAGAAAACCAAGTTTAATGTCAAGCATTTCGCTAAGCGATATGAAGCTTATCAGCCATTCGCCTTGGCAGCTCTCCTGGTATTGCTGGTAGAAATCCTGCTCCGCATCACCTGGTTCAGAAGAATTCCGTAA
- a CDS encoding DUF58 domain-containing protein produces the protein MDTQDILKKVRKIEIKTRGLSQNIFAGQYHSAFKGRGMAFAEVREYQYGDDVRDIDWNVTARFHKPYVKVFEEERELTVMLLVDVSGSLDFGTMKQMKRDLATEIAATLAFSAIQNNDKIGVIFFSDRIEKYIPPKKGRKHILYIIREMLNFQPQSQRTDIGCALEYFTRVMKRHCTAFVISDFYDHKDFQHQLQIANQKHDVVAIQVYDPRAKVLPDVGLLKVMDAETGHEMYIDTSSKKLRMAHTQQWLMQQENLKTDFAKSKVDWTSIATNEDFSKALLMLFKQRA, from the coding sequence GAAGATAGAAATCAAGACTCGCGGACTGAGTCAGAACATCTTCGCAGGTCAGTATCATTCTGCCTTCAAGGGCAGGGGAATGGCCTTTGCTGAGGTGCGCGAATATCAGTATGGCGATGATGTGAGAGACATCGACTGGAACGTGACCGCCCGCTTTCATAAGCCTTATGTCAAGGTGTTTGAAGAGGAAAGGGAACTGACGGTGATGCTGCTCGTAGACGTCAGCGGGTCGCTCGATTTCGGTACGATGAAGCAGATGAAGCGCGATCTGGCTACTGAGATTGCTGCCACACTCGCCTTCAGTGCCATTCAGAACAATGACAAGATAGGTGTCATCTTCTTCTCTGACCGTATCGAGAAATACATTCCGCCTAAGAAAGGAAGAAAACATATTCTCTATATCATCAGAGAAATGCTCAACTTCCAGCCGCAGAGCCAGCGTACCGACATCGGCTGCGCCCTGGAATATTTCACCCGCGTGATGAAACGCCACTGCACAGCTTTCGTAATCAGCGACTTCTACGATCATAAGGATTTCCAGCATCAGCTGCAGATTGCCAACCAGAAACATGATGTAGTAGCCATCCAGGTTTACGACCCGCGTGCCAAGGTGCTGCCTGATGTAGGACTGCTCAAGGTGATGGACGCAGAAACCGGACATGAAATGTATATTGATACAAGTTCGAAGAAACTGCGAATGGCTCATACCCAGCAATGGCTGATGCAGCAGGAGAATCTGAAAACCGACTTTGCCAAAAGCAAGGTCGACTGGACTTCGATTGCCACTAACGAGGACTTCTCGAAGGCGCTCCTGATGCTTTTCAAGCAGAGGGCCTGA